In Candidatus Effluviviaceae Genus V sp., a single window of DNA contains:
- a CDS encoding SufBD protein, whose protein sequence is MDRQELVRALYESIGEECVTAGDVAHVEVHGNEVLGLHLVPGLEVEAEEQDEGLDVSVVVRKGARIEQPVRICFGVLPESGIQRIDMTTRMEDDSRVAILASCTFPNAVDVLHTMDAEITIGRGAEYVYLERHVHGEEGGVRVVPKATITLEEGASFRTDFELVRGSVGEIDFDYAATCHTGSVLEMAARVSARGDDRVRIHEKADLVGEGARGVLTTNIAVRDTAQADIRNTLTASAPGARGHVDCKEIVQGEAVAKAVPIVEVRHPKAHVTHEAAIGSVDSKQLETLMTRGLSEDDATELIIGGLLSPSY, encoded by the coding sequence GTGGATAGACAGGAACTCGTGCGCGCTCTCTACGAGAGCATCGGTGAGGAGTGTGTGACCGCCGGTGACGTGGCGCACGTCGAGGTCCACGGTAACGAGGTGCTCGGCCTGCATCTCGTCCCGGGTCTCGAGGTCGAGGCGGAGGAACAGGACGAGGGGCTCGATGTCTCGGTCGTCGTCAGGAAGGGCGCCAGGATCGAGCAGCCGGTCCGGATCTGCTTCGGCGTCCTGCCCGAGTCTGGTATACAGCGCATCGACATGACGACGCGCATGGAGGACGACTCGCGCGTCGCCATTCTCGCAAGCTGCACGTTCCCGAACGCCGTCGATGTGCTCCACACGATGGATGCCGAGATCACGATCGGACGGGGCGCGGAGTACGTCTACCTCGAGCGGCACGTTCATGGAGAGGAGGGTGGCGTGCGGGTCGTTCCGAAGGCCACCATCACGCTCGAGGAGGGCGCGAGCTTCCGGACGGACTTCGAGCTCGTCAGAGGCTCCGTCGGCGAGATCGACTTCGACTACGCGGCGACCTGTCACACGGGGAGCGTCCTCGAGATGGCCGCTCGCGTCAGCGCGCGGGGGGACGACCGGGTGAGGATCCACGAGAAGGCCGATCTCGTCGGCGAGGGAGCACGCGGCGTTCTGACCACCAACATCGCCGTCAGGGACACCGCTCAGGCCGACATCAGGAACACGCTGACGGCGTCGGCTCCGGGTGCGCGGGGTCACGTCGACTGTAAGGAGATCGTGCAGGGAGAGGCCGTGGCGAAGGCCGTACCGATCGTGGAGGTGCGCCATCCCAAGGCCCACGTGACCCACGAGGCGGCCATCGGCAGCGTCGACTCGAAGCAGCTCGAGACGCTCATGACGCGCGGGCTCAGTGAGGACGACGCCACCGAGCTCATCATCGGAGGGCTCCTGAGCCCGAGCTACTGA